The proteins below are encoded in one region of Syntrophotalea carbinolica DSM 2380:
- a CDS encoding DUF3606 domain-containing protein, translated as MPDDLTKKRPLDSSRINIHEPYEVKYWSQKFGIMPSRLKELVAKYGTSAAVIAKMI; from the coding sequence ATGCCTGATGATTTGACTAAAAAAAGACCTTTGGACAGTAGTCGTATCAATATTCACGAGCCTTACGAGGTAAAATATTGGTCCCAGAAGTTCGGTATCATGCCGAGCAGGCTGAAGGAACTGGTGGCCAAGTATGGGACCAGTGCTGCTGTCATCGCCAAAATGATTTGA
- a CDS encoding WYL domain-containing protein: MTTVRTIKSSNAEKLSKTEWFMSLNYAQRQRLRYFEARLLWEGHVNRQEVCDQFGVTANHFTRDVRLYKAHFPENISYDVSKRTYKPTHKFNPKIANGQPEEYLALLRGYANHPSTSILAEIGSFVPTSVMEEPQGVIDQKLLRIILFGIHHRLGVRINYQSFSHGEVSERTVWPHALAWAGFRWHVRAYDQIRGGYIDLVLTRILNANAGKEEIPSDAGRDNDWYETEEIEIIPAPHLSATQQQAVANEYGMKKTSTGYQWSVTIRRCLVPYFLYYYRLDEEPKQNQTNTFHRRVILKNAAEICKHTFPED, from the coding sequence GTGACAACGGTACGCACTATAAAATCTTCTAACGCAGAAAAATTGAGCAAGACAGAATGGTTTATGTCGCTGAACTACGCCCAACGACAGCGCCTGAGATATTTTGAAGCTAGGCTATTGTGGGAAGGCCATGTAAATCGACAGGAGGTATGCGATCAATTTGGAGTGACGGCAAACCACTTCACTCGAGACGTCAGACTTTATAAAGCGCACTTTCCTGAGAACATTTCCTACGACGTTTCAAAGCGCACATACAAGCCAACCCATAAATTCAATCCCAAAATTGCCAACGGTCAACCCGAAGAATACCTTGCCCTGCTCCGGGGATATGCAAATCATCCATCAACGTCTATTTTGGCTGAAATTGGATCCTTTGTTCCGACGAGTGTAATGGAGGAACCTCAAGGCGTAATAGACCAAAAATTATTGCGGATAATATTATTTGGAATCCATCATCGACTTGGAGTTCGAATTAATTACCAGTCTTTCTCCCATGGAGAAGTATCTGAGCGAACGGTTTGGCCTCACGCGCTTGCATGGGCTGGCTTCCGTTGGCATGTTCGGGCTTACGATCAAATTCGAGGAGGGTACATCGATCTCGTCTTGACACGTATTTTGAATGCCAATGCAGGAAAAGAAGAGATCCCTAGTGATGCTGGAAGGGATAATGATTGGTATGAAACTGAAGAAATCGAAATTATTCCAGCGCCACATCTATCGGCCACACAACAGCAGGCTGTAGCCAATGAATATGGGATGAAAAAAACGTCAACTGGTTATCAGTGGTCTGTGACTATACGACGTTGTCTAGTGCCATATTTCTTGTACTATTACAGGCTCGATGAAGAGCCTAAACAAAACCAAACCAACACATTTCATCGACGTGTTATCCTCAAAAATGCAGCAGAGATTTGCAAGCACACCTTCCCAGAAGATTAA
- a CDS encoding competence protein CoiA family protein, with protein MSDVLLPIAKVVSDGSILHISDTPYMVLKDKDLVCPFCGGRVYKRAGTRQPHFYHKPKNDCNISRETLLHEGAKHFIHDRLVKNIEFKIYVDTSKIDSVASIELLTALGINSFSISSKSVFQNTNCQHEIEKNIDCFRPDILSVRKTKDKKQLFAWEVFVSHGLEEEKISHFIADDIGFVELIPQVASDPFEGYVFSLNRFNKIEKALNDELVFSKFQSIFENQLFEISKERIEDRIVQEIVEKRMIKIEKTLRNNIENEYIDKRLKEKTKSLKEKIIGEIANQKKEEAQKSICFDIRDLPVGFSLKLTNCLTQRFSTQKYHNHLNLRFIGKGEVAKKVQLIDKGKFKNIRINSQYNILSPYDCYANIVLFLISVGYCKPLLRESRSSSRKQLVGLRLYIPNALKGEIKTQDIIIGDHSEYEYPKEDIIDFELKKWKNKGKWILIAKEYIDDDQGYVVINPEMQLFKLLEIFINDFHVKFNTGVNSNNYRGISSIEIKGLPDESDIKELIEAKLNLSHFLPKIGRADRQFI; from the coding sequence GTGTCTGACGTACTATTACCGATAGCAAAAGTAGTTTCGGATGGCTCTATATTACACATATCCGACACTCCATACATGGTTCTCAAGGACAAGGATCTCGTATGCCCCTTTTGTGGTGGTCGAGTATATAAACGCGCAGGTACACGACAACCGCATTTCTATCACAAACCTAAAAATGACTGCAATATATCTCGGGAAACCCTTCTACATGAAGGGGCAAAGCACTTTATCCATGATCGATTAGTAAAGAACATTGAATTTAAGATATATGTAGACACATCAAAGATAGATTCGGTCGCCTCAATAGAACTTCTCACTGCCCTTGGAATTAATTCCTTTTCCATTTCATCAAAATCAGTATTTCAAAATACAAACTGCCAACATGAGATTGAAAAAAACATTGATTGTTTCCGACCAGATATACTTTCTGTTAGGAAGACTAAGGACAAAAAACAACTCTTTGCTTGGGAGGTTTTTGTATCTCATGGACTTGAAGAGGAGAAGATATCTCATTTTATTGCTGACGATATTGGTTTCGTTGAACTCATCCCACAAGTAGCTTCCGACCCATTTGAAGGTTACGTTTTTTCTCTAAATAGATTTAACAAAATCGAAAAAGCGCTTAATGATGAATTGGTTTTTTCAAAGTTTCAATCAATTTTTGAAAATCAGTTGTTTGAAATATCAAAAGAACGAATTGAAGATAGGATTGTTCAGGAAATTGTTGAAAAAAGAATGATAAAAATAGAGAAAACCTTAAGGAACAATATTGAAAATGAATATATTGATAAGAGGTTAAAGGAAAAAACAAAATCTCTAAAAGAGAAAATAATCGGAGAAATTGCAAATCAAAAAAAAGAAGAAGCTCAAAAGTCTATATGTTTCGATATTCGAGATCTACCAGTAGGGTTTTCTCTTAAACTTACAAATTGTTTAACGCAAAGATTTTCCACTCAAAAATACCACAACCATTTAAATCTTCGATTTATTGGGAAAGGGGAAGTCGCAAAAAAGGTACAACTGATTGACAAAGGAAAGTTCAAAAATATAAGAATCAACAGCCAGTACAACATCCTCTCCCCATATGACTGCTACGCTAACATTGTCCTCTTCTTGATCTCAGTTGGCTACTGTAAGCCCCTTTTAAGAGAGAGCCGATCGAGTTCAAGGAAGCAATTGGTTGGACTAAGGCTGTATATTCCAAATGCTCTCAAGGGTGAAATAAAAACCCAAGACATTATCATTGGAGACCATAGTGAATATGAATATCCAAAAGAAGACATAATAGATTTTGAGCTTAAAAAGTGGAAAAATAAAGGTAAGTGGATTTTGATAGCCAAAGAATATATAGATGATGATCAGGGGTATGTTGTAATTAACCCTGAGATGCAATTATTTAAATTGCTTGAAATATTTATTAATGATTTTCATGTGAAGTTCAATACTGGAGTTAATTCCAATAATTACCGTGGAATCTCTTCAATTGAGATCAAAGGGTTACCAGACGAAAGCGACATAAAAGAACTTATTGAAGCTAAACTTAATTTATCTCACTTCCTACCCAAAATAGGGAGAGCAGATCGACAATTTATTTAA
- the trxB gene encoding thioredoxin-disulfide reductase, with translation MQDTLFDVLIIGGGPAGLTAGLYTSRADLKTVLVESMMVGGQVITTTKIENYPGFPGGVDGPELMQRFHEHCQEYGLQIMQGEVQQLNDKGEVKEVVVDGKAIKARTVIVATGAEPRKLGIPGEKELVGRGVSYCATCDGAFFRNVPVAVVGGGDTAAEEALFLSRFASKVYLVHRRDALRATRILQERIFANDKIEVVWDSVPEQVLSDNRGVNGLEIKNKVSGDKSVLELEGVFFAIGVIPKANFLAEILDLNPEGYILTDAECRTSMPGVFAAGDVRSKSLKQIATAVGDGAVAAIAAEKYLDEQ, from the coding sequence ATGCAGGATACCTTGTTTGATGTGTTGATTATCGGCGGCGGACCGGCCGGACTCACCGCGGGACTTTATACCTCCCGCGCCGACCTTAAAACCGTGCTGGTCGAAAGCATGATGGTCGGTGGCCAGGTTATCACCACCACCAAGATAGAGAACTACCCCGGGTTTCCCGGCGGGGTCGACGGCCCCGAATTGATGCAGCGTTTTCACGAACACTGTCAGGAATACGGCCTGCAGATCATGCAGGGCGAAGTGCAGCAACTGAATGACAAAGGCGAGGTCAAGGAGGTGGTGGTCGACGGCAAGGCGATCAAGGCCCGCACCGTTATCGTGGCTACCGGCGCCGAACCGCGCAAACTCGGTATCCCCGGCGAAAAGGAACTGGTCGGGCGCGGGGTCTCCTACTGCGCCACCTGCGACGGGGCTTTTTTCCGCAACGTACCGGTGGCGGTGGTCGGCGGCGGCGACACGGCTGCTGAGGAGGCGCTGTTTTTGAGCCGTTTCGCCTCCAAGGTCTATCTGGTGCACCGCCGCGATGCCCTGCGCGCGACCCGCATCCTGCAGGAGCGCATCTTCGCCAACGATAAGATCGAAGTGGTCTGGGACAGCGTTCCCGAGCAGGTGCTGAGCGACAATCGCGGCGTTAACGGGCTGGAAATCAAGAACAAGGTCAGCGGCGACAAGAGCGTGCTTGAACTCGAAGGGGTGTTTTTCGCCATCGGGGTCATTCCCAAGGCCAACTTCCTCGCCGAGATCCTCGATCTCAACCCGGAAGGTTACATCTTGACCGATGCGGAGTGCCGTACTTCCATGCCCGGTGTGTTTGCCGCCGGCGACGTGCGCAGCAAGTCGCTTAAGCAGATTGCCACCGCCGTCGGTGATGGAGCCGTTGCCGCCATCGCCGCGGAAAAATACCTCGACGAACAGTAA
- a CDS encoding YifB family Mg chelatase-like AAA ATPase → MLAKVLSGALLGIDAYPVEVEVDISQGLPQFATVGLPEGAVKESKDRVKSAIKNSGYEFPVRRITINLAPAGIKKDGAAFDLPMAIGILTATGVIRQRRDAPLAFLGELSLDGRIKPVRGALPVAVAARNWPVAGLVLPEENAREGSIVDGVPVYGVRDLGQLVDFLNGEQDLEPCRVDVDALFERAATPDFDFAEVRGQEHVKRAMEVAAAGQHNLLMIGPPGSGKTMLARRLPSILSAQSFDEALETTKIHSIMGMLPGQDALVACRPFRSPHHTISDAGLIGGGVNFRSSCEYAEVNANMQKCLRTSDLL, encoded by the coding sequence ATGCTTGCCAAGGTTCTATCCGGCGCCCTGCTCGGTATCGACGCCTACCCGGTCGAGGTGGAGGTCGATATCAGCCAGGGGCTGCCGCAGTTCGCCACCGTCGGTCTGCCCGAGGGGGCGGTCAAGGAGAGTAAAGACCGGGTTAAATCGGCCATCAAGAATTCGGGCTACGAATTCCCGGTGCGTCGCATCACCATCAATCTGGCCCCGGCCGGCATCAAGAAGGACGGGGCCGCTTTCGATCTGCCCATGGCCATCGGTATTCTGACCGCCACCGGGGTGATCAGGCAGCGCCGCGATGCGCCACTGGCCTTTCTGGGCGAGTTGTCCCTGGACGGGCGCATCAAACCGGTGCGCGGCGCCCTGCCGGTGGCGGTGGCGGCGCGAAACTGGCCGGTGGCCGGTCTGGTGCTGCCGGAGGAAAACGCCCGCGAAGGCTCCATCGTTGACGGCGTGCCGGTCTACGGGGTGCGCGACCTGGGGCAACTGGTCGATTTTCTCAACGGAGAGCAGGATCTCGAACCCTGCCGGGTCGATGTCGATGCGCTGTTTGAGCGTGCTGCCACCCCCGACTTCGATTTCGCCGAGGTGCGCGGCCAGGAACACGTCAAGCGTGCCATGGAAGTGGCGGCGGCCGGACAACATAATCTATTGATGATCGGCCCGCCGGGCAGCGGTAAAACCATGCTGGCGCGGCGTCTGCCGTCGATTCTGTCGGCGCAGAGCTTCGACGAAGCGCTGGAAACCACCAAGATCCACTCCATCATGGGTATGCTGCCGGGGCAAGACGCGCTGGTCGCCTGCCGTCCCTTTCGCAGCCCCCACCACACCATCTCCGACGCCGGTCTGATCGGCGGCGGTGTCAATTTCAGAAGTTCTTGCGAATATGCAGAAGTCAATGCGAATATGCAGAAGTGCTTGCGAACGAGTGACCTTTTATGA
- a CDS encoding HsdM family class I SAM-dependent methyltransferase: protein MDQRVTQKWLDRWGYTDDSPSLHIEGEKIPPIHAYRSELDELLDPSGEIRAQAVFDVEGMPTVCFLEDNGLLASNPAAFDNIRQKIWNQNLISIILVMEKNTALAAPISRDQKVQKLSWEEADRSGRFSRRDIQSGEVFRRHQAWFNPQAHVDQELLRNLDKIVKDLVSFGLEKNNAQYLMAQVLFVSYLEHRQIVANTYRTKHGIGKLHDLVHKGDCAGIVKLLTQLKSDFNGDFLEPGPRGSSLWETLPEAAINRINDFLSRVDLETGQESFWNYDFRYIPVELISGIYESFLSDEKKEVGAYYTPRHLASLVVDQALAHSKNILSERIYDGACGSGILLTTAYRRLLAYAEALRGHPLSFEERCQLLVEHIFGSDISEPACRVTAFSLYLSLLERLQPADIEELRENSDVKLPDLNTHNLRSGKEKGNFFSDQNTFAASKSFTIFLSNPPWVEPKKNETLPSDLWAKSKGVNIPRRQTANAFMLRALDSVSPSGKICLILPVSSFGAPTSNTFIAKWLSHYRLETLINFGDLRKILFSTAKQPCVVAVFSPRKKILAGRPPGKETFEYWVPKADISFAFGRLTLHASDRHIVQSQALTFDNELLTTLFWGTYRDISIIERLRLQGTFDDLVGNKKVWPSRKGFHAKDSSVRDPVSAEPLRKLEFLNAKELNLDGPILNPCQLARFPKEIETVASLPDSLLEGFKGPKIIFADGISSRRSVRAAFSNKEFSFKSSIGAIFGSKKDEPLLRFAATYLHSQLAQYLLLLTAYQISFERERVTLKDIRKLPFIHPDRHKNPVRAWEIIETVNKYTRKFEPCNQIFNPTYDPKECEALFFEYFGLDSTEQERVLETAENIAPNLQPNSISGINSILQLRPTNEQIQGYARSLKAELESWRDLRGGQGTFSVDISISTRTNCGQLGIVSLGVESSTNSDRPPCINLSTNDLIVEETLSQLLTDNLLPLHVSGNLYLAADIVIRSGNRLYLIKPLVYRMWLSSEAYRDAERIVCFVQPNAGSRNNL, encoded by the coding sequence TTGGATCAGCGTGTTACACAAAAATGGCTCGACAGGTGGGGATACACAGATGATTCGCCCTCTTTGCATATAGAGGGTGAGAAGATTCCTCCTATTCATGCCTATCGCAGTGAGCTTGATGAATTGCTTGATCCCAGCGGAGAAATTCGAGCGCAGGCTGTTTTTGATGTTGAAGGGATGCCAACGGTTTGCTTCTTAGAAGACAATGGCCTTTTGGCATCTAATCCGGCGGCTTTTGACAATATTCGCCAAAAAATTTGGAATCAAAATTTGATTTCAATCATTTTGGTGATGGAAAAAAACACAGCCCTGGCTGCACCGATCAGTCGTGATCAGAAGGTTCAAAAACTATCTTGGGAAGAAGCCGATAGGTCGGGAAGATTTTCACGTAGGGACATTCAGTCCGGGGAAGTTTTTCGGAGGCATCAAGCTTGGTTTAACCCCCAGGCACATGTTGATCAGGAGTTGCTACGCAACCTAGACAAGATCGTAAAAGATCTTGTCTCATTTGGTCTTGAGAAAAACAACGCACAATATCTCATGGCCCAAGTGTTGTTTGTTTCATACTTGGAACACCGCCAGATTGTCGCCAACACCTACCGAACCAAGCATGGCATTGGTAAACTACACGACCTTGTCCACAAAGGCGATTGCGCTGGCATTGTAAAACTTCTGACACAGCTAAAATCTGACTTCAACGGAGACTTCCTTGAGCCGGGCCCCCGGGGATCGTCACTTTGGGAGACGCTACCTGAGGCCGCTATAAATCGAATCAACGATTTTCTTAGCCGTGTTGATCTTGAGACTGGGCAGGAGAGTTTTTGGAACTATGACTTTCGCTATATTCCGGTCGAACTGATTTCCGGCATTTATGAATCCTTTCTTTCGGACGAAAAAAAAGAGGTTGGGGCTTACTATACTCCTCGCCACTTAGCCTCCCTTGTTGTTGATCAGGCACTCGCTCACTCTAAAAACATATTATCTGAACGCATATATGATGGTGCCTGTGGATCTGGAATTTTGCTCACGACAGCGTATCGGCGGTTACTTGCATATGCAGAAGCGTTGCGAGGGCATCCCCTAAGTTTTGAAGAGCGTTGTCAATTACTTGTGGAGCACATTTTCGGCTCAGATATTAGCGAGCCTGCGTGCCGCGTTACAGCTTTCAGTCTCTACTTGTCACTCCTTGAAAGATTACAGCCCGCAGACATTGAAGAGTTAAGGGAAAATAGCGATGTCAAACTCCCTGATCTGAATACACACAATCTCAGAAGCGGCAAGGAAAAGGGAAACTTTTTTTCTGATCAGAATACTTTTGCCGCTTCTAAGTCCTTTACGATATTTCTCTCAAACCCTCCGTGGGTTGAACCCAAGAAAAATGAGACATTGCCAAGCGACCTTTGGGCAAAGTCCAAAGGTGTCAATATCCCGAGACGTCAAACAGCCAACGCATTTATGTTACGGGCGCTCGATAGCGTCTCACCAAGCGGAAAAATTTGTCTCATCCTGCCTGTTAGCTCATTCGGGGCACCAACCAGTAATACGTTCATTGCAAAATGGCTCTCTCACTATCGTCTTGAGACTCTAATTAATTTCGGCGACTTGCGAAAAATCCTGTTCAGTACTGCCAAGCAACCATGCGTGGTTGCAGTTTTTAGCCCACGAAAAAAAATACTGGCGGGCAGGCCCCCCGGCAAAGAGACGTTTGAATACTGGGTGCCAAAAGCAGATATAAGCTTTGCCTTTGGCCGATTGACTTTGCATGCATCAGATCGTCATATAGTTCAATCACAAGCTTTAACCTTCGACAACGAGTTGCTCACTACATTGTTTTGGGGGACTTATCGTGACATTTCAATAATTGAACGGTTGCGCTTGCAGGGAACGTTCGACGATCTAGTTGGAAACAAAAAAGTATGGCCCTCACGTAAAGGTTTTCATGCAAAGGATTCCTCTGTAAGAGATCCGGTGTCAGCAGAACCTCTTCGAAAACTGGAATTCCTTAATGCCAAGGAGCTTAATTTAGATGGCCCGATCCTAAACCCGTGCCAGCTCGCCAGGTTCCCGAAAGAAATCGAGACCGTTGCAAGCCTACCTGACAGCTTACTAGAGGGCTTTAAGGGCCCAAAAATTATTTTTGCTGATGGGATATCAAGCCGTCGTAGTGTTCGTGCGGCCTTTTCAAATAAGGAATTCTCATTTAAAAGTAGTATCGGAGCAATATTTGGTTCAAAAAAGGATGAACCGTTACTCCGCTTTGCAGCAACTTATTTACATTCACAGCTTGCTCAATATCTGCTATTGCTAACAGCTTATCAAATTAGTTTTGAACGTGAACGAGTTACTCTCAAAGATATACGAAAGCTCCCATTTATACACCCTGACCGTCACAAAAACCCTGTCAGAGCATGGGAAATAATTGAAACGGTCAATAAATACACACGTAAGTTTGAGCCCTGCAATCAAATATTCAACCCGACGTATGATCCAAAAGAGTGTGAAGCTCTTTTCTTTGAATATTTTGGATTAGACTCAACTGAGCAAGAAAGAGTTCTTGAAACAGCTGAAAATATTGCACCGAATTTACAGCCCAATTCTATTTCTGGCATTAATTCGATATTACAACTACGTCCCACAAATGAACAAATCCAAGGCTATGCTCGATCACTTAAGGCTGAACTTGAGTCTTGGAGAGATCTTCGTGGTGGCCAGGGTACATTTTCAGTTGATATTAGTATTAGCACACGCACAAACTGTGGACAACTGGGAATTGTTTCCCTTGGCGTAGAATCATCTACAAATAGTGATAGGCCTCCTTGTATTAACCTTTCAACGAATGATTTAATTGTTGAAGAAACATTAAGTCAACTACTTACAGACAACCTCCTCCCTCTACATGTCTCAGGAAATTTGTATTTAGCTGCAGATATAGTAATTCGATCTGGCAATAGGCTCTATCTGATCAAGCCTCTAGTTTACCGCATGTGGTTATCTTCCGAGGCATATCGTGATGCAGAAAGAATAGTTTGCTTTGTCCAACCCAACGCTGGATCAAGGAACAACCTATGA
- a CDS encoding TniB family NTP-binding protein, whose product MTNGEAKNIQAEEVADLSAEERIAKIRRPRWIGYPRAIEILNHMEELLAHPKIHRMPNMLLVGHTNNGKTMLVNRFTMKYPAHDNPRGNGIVVPVLSIQAPPVPDENRFYNLILEKLYAPFKPRDHVSKKQMQVLGTMRRINVGMLVIDEIHHILAGHIEKQRQFLNVIKYMGNELQIPIIGVGTKDAFRAIQTDPQLSNRFEPEVLPKWQLNMDFLKLLASFEKMLPLQKPSRLTETSMAARLLSMSEGTIGELSNLLNKAAIHAIRSKTECITNKVLDEVNWASPSERKKRANLVV is encoded by the coding sequence ATGACCAACGGAGAAGCCAAGAACATTCAGGCAGAGGAAGTAGCCGACCTGAGCGCCGAGGAACGCATTGCCAAAATTCGCCGTCCGCGGTGGATCGGCTATCCCCGGGCGATCGAAATTTTGAATCACATGGAGGAACTTCTCGCTCATCCTAAAATCCATCGTATGCCCAATATGTTGCTGGTTGGCCACACCAACAATGGCAAAACGATGCTGGTCAACCGCTTCACCATGAAATATCCGGCCCACGATAATCCCCGGGGCAATGGCATCGTTGTGCCTGTGCTGTCCATTCAGGCCCCACCTGTTCCGGACGAGAACCGATTTTACAACCTGATTCTTGAAAAGCTCTATGCACCCTTTAAACCCCGGGACCATGTGAGCAAAAAGCAAATGCAGGTCTTGGGCACCATGCGCAGGATCAACGTCGGCATGCTGGTCATTGATGAAATCCATCACATTCTTGCCGGTCATATTGAGAAGCAGAGACAATTTTTGAATGTCATCAAGTATATGGGCAACGAACTTCAGATCCCCATTATAGGCGTCGGGACTAAAGATGCTTTTCGTGCCATCCAAACCGATCCGCAGCTGTCCAATCGCTTCGAGCCTGAGGTTCTTCCCAAGTGGCAGTTGAATATGGACTTTCTTAAGCTTTTAGCCAGCTTCGAGAAGATGTTGCCCCTTCAGAAACCCTCCCGACTTACCGAGACTTCTATGGCAGCACGGCTTCTCTCGATGAGCGAAGGAACAATAGGGGAACTCTCAAACCTTTTAAACAAGGCAGCTATTCATGCCATTCGCAGTAAAACCGAATGTATCACCAATAAAGTCCTGGACGAAGTCAATTGGGCCTCCCCTTCCGAGCGGAAGAAACGGGCCAACCTCGTGGTCTAG
- a CDS encoding SH3 domain-containing protein — MKILNLKNIFAFFVMCCLFFCSHSCWSDQIVLSDRVQTALNVRERPTTESAVVGKLLRNQTAEYLDSVPYWYHVRLEDGGTGYVSKAWSEKLSLEQESGKIVRVGSWNIKKLGHGNQKDYATVAKIIDANFDVMAVVEVMQKGGGHPGYDKLVSVLGPEWNGLVTGEPRPNTGSGSAEFYAILYRPALVRTCSGWGSLAFFPDNDGSGQDLVPDIFSREPAFGCFEVPNTDGTVGFDFLLAGYHARWSQGDKEQIKTEVARLKEVFQAMKESRPEEADLIIAGDFNLVPSEIKEALHFVPDTVASGSTLNSSGAITQNVYDHVLIHSILATQEMIGHPTVIDVISSASDGHEFYTQVSDHLPVMARFKTFGPDDD; from the coding sequence ATGAAAATCCTGAACCTGAAAAATATTTTTGCATTTTTCGTTATGTGCTGTTTGTTTTTTTGTAGCCATTCCTGTTGGTCGGATCAAATCGTTTTAAGTGATCGCGTACAAACCGCTCTTAATGTCAGGGAAAGGCCAACTACTGAAAGCGCTGTCGTGGGAAAGCTTTTACGAAACCAGACAGCGGAATATCTTGATTCGGTTCCCTATTGGTATCATGTCAGGCTCGAGGATGGGGGTACGGGATATGTTAGTAAGGCATGGTCTGAAAAGCTTTCTTTGGAGCAAGAAAGTGGAAAAATCGTGCGAGTTGGGAGTTGGAATATCAAGAAGTTGGGTCACGGTAACCAAAAAGATTATGCGACTGTTGCCAAAATTATCGATGCGAATTTTGATGTTATGGCAGTTGTCGAAGTTATGCAAAAGGGAGGTGGGCACCCAGGCTATGATAAATTAGTTTCGGTTCTAGGCCCCGAATGGAATGGCCTGGTTACTGGTGAGCCCCGACCCAATACTGGGTCTGGCAGCGCCGAATTTTATGCCATCCTTTATCGTCCAGCATTGGTCAGAACCTGTTCTGGATGGGGTAGCTTGGCATTTTTCCCGGACAACGACGGAAGTGGCCAGGACTTAGTTCCAGATATTTTTTCCAGGGAACCGGCGTTCGGATGTTTTGAAGTGCCAAATACTGACGGCACGGTTGGATTCGATTTTTTGCTGGCCGGGTATCACGCAAGATGGTCGCAAGGTGACAAAGAACAGATCAAAACGGAGGTAGCGAGGCTGAAGGAGGTTTTTCAGGCGATGAAGGAAAGCAGACCGGAGGAGGCTGACCTGATCATCGCCGGTGATTTCAACCTCGTCCCGTCGGAGATCAAGGAAGCGTTGCATTTCGTTCCGGATACTGTTGCCAGTGGGTCTACGCTGAACAGCAGTGGGGCAATCACCCAGAACGTGTACGACCATGTTCTTATCCACAGCATATTAGCAACTCAGGAAATGATTGGTCATCCCACTGTCATAGATGTCATTTCTTCTGCCTCAGACGGGCACGAATTCTACACCCAGGTTAGTGATCATTTGCCTGTGATGGCACGCTTCAAAACCTTCGGGCCAGACGATGATTGA